The Candidatus Aegiribacteria sp. genome includes the window CGGTCAGTTCTGCGAGATATCAATACTCGGAAAGGGTGAATCGCCGTTCGGTATAGCTTCCTCACCCACCGAGCCGGATTACCTCCGTTTTACAGTAAACAGAACAGGCTCGGTAACAAACGATATTCATTACCTCCGGAACGGGGATATCGTCGGTATGAGAGGCCCTCTGGGCAACTGCTACCCTGTGGATGATATGAAGGGCATGAATGTCCTGATAGTGGGCGGCGGTTTCGCTTTTACGACGTTGCGATCCCTTCTGATATATCTTCTCGATTCAAGGAACGATTATAAAGATATCACGGTTATTTACGGAGCGCGAAATCCTGATCTGTTCATTTACAAAGATGAGATCGAAATCTGGAAAAAGAGAGATGATATCAAGTTTCATCTCACAATTGACAAACCTGTGGATGGCTGGGACGAAAAAACCGGATTCGTTCCGACTGTTACACAGGAAGTCGCTCCGAGCCCTGAAAATACCATGGCGACAGTATGCGGTCCTCCTGTCATGATCAAGTACACCCTTCCTGTTCTGACAGAACTTGGATTTCCCGATGAGCGGATATACACCTCTCTGGAGCGACGCATGAAATGCGGTATCGGTAAATGCGGAAGGTGCAATATCGGTTCAAAGTATATCTGCATTGACGGACCTGTGTTTTCAATGGCTGAGTTGAAAAATATACCCGAGACGGTTTAGATGGAGATTGGCGTATGAAAAAGATAATTATTGCTGAGAATGACCCGAACTTCAAATACGATATAGCTTCCCAGCCGGGAGCGGAATCCTTCATGCGCTGCTTCACGTGCGGAACCTGCACGGCTTCATGTCCGGTGGCTGAGGTAAATGAGGAGTACGATCCAAGAAAGATAATCAGAATGTCGATACTTGGAATGCGGGAAGAAGTTCTTTCATCGGACATCTTATGGATGTGTTCCCGTTGCTACACCTGTGCTGCCCTCTGTCCCCAGAACGTAAAATTCACGGATGTGATAAGCATCCTCCGTGATATGGCGGTTAAGGAAGGATACGTTCAGCCTGAGAGGCTCGATAAGGCCCTGGAACTTGATAAGGTTATTCAAAGCATCCGCTGCATGATCATCGAAAATAAGCTGCATCCGGATGAGAATGGCAAGGCAGAAATTCTTAAAAGCCTTGAGGATGAACTGGACACGAAATGGTAAAGATCTGTTTTGAGGAGTGTCATGACTGATAACAAAATTAAGACATTCGAAGACCTGAAGACCGAAGTCATTGAAACAGGACTATGCGGAAGGTGCGGCGGATGTGTATCTGTTTGCTCCGCCAGCGGATGCGGCGCTCTGAAACTGGGTGATTCCGGTATCCCTGAATACACCGAACCGAATATTTGCCTGGACGGCGGGCTCTGCTACCTTGTCTGTCCGCGAACTGATGCTCTGAAGGATGAGCTTAAAGCGCAATCTGACTGGGTTGCGCCGATAGGACATTATACGGATGTTCTTTCCGCCAGAAGTACATACGCGAACGTTCGCGAACATGCGACGGACGGCGGAGTAGTGACTTCTCTTCTGATTCACATGCTGGAGGCCGGTCATATAGATGGTGCCGTTGTCTCCGTGACTACGGAGATGTTCAACAGGAAAGCGATAGTAGCTACAACTCGAGAAGAACTACTGAACGCGGCTGGATCTCACTTTTCCGAACTTCCTCATCTTGAGGAGGTTGGCGAGATGTATTCAGGTTTTGTCTCAGTCGTGAAACAGATTAATCATTATAAACAGGCGAAAACAATCCGCAGGCTCGCTGTTGTAGGAACACCATGTCAGATAACCGCCATAAAGAAGATGCAGGCGGTTTCAATCGTTCCATCGGA containing:
- a CDS encoding 4Fe-4S dicluster domain-containing protein, with product MKKIIIAENDPNFKYDIASQPGAESFMRCFTCGTCTASCPVAEVNEEYDPRKIIRMSILGMREEVLSSDILWMCSRCYTCAALCPQNVKFTDVISILRDMAVKEGYVQPERLDKALELDKVIQSIRCMIIENKLHPDENGKAEILKSLEDELDTKW
- a CDS encoding Coenzyme F420 hydrogenase/dehydrogenase, beta subunit C-terminal domain produces the protein MTDNKIKTFEDLKTEVIETGLCGRCGGCVSVCSASGCGALKLGDSGIPEYTEPNICLDGGLCYLVCPRTDALKDELKAQSDWVAPIGHYTDVLSARSTYANVREHATDGGVVTSLLIHMLEAGHIDGAVVSVTTEMFNRKAIVATTREELLNAAGSHFSELPHLEEVGEMYSGFVSVVKQINHYKQAKTIRRLAVVGTPCQITAIKKMQAVSIVPSDIIKYTIGLFCMQCFEMDNLMDKDFIKSRHISPDDIASVNVKEDFILNMKSGIQVHIPMNEVEKIARPACLRCTHFANDFADISVGGLGSPDGYTTVMIRTIEGKQRFAEAMFGGSIELISSMTKDDRKADRLRKVTLIREFAARKKVRAESYNGRSE
- a CDS encoding FAD/NAD(P)-binding protein — translated: MSNPYIPIKMKVERIETEDPDRTLRTYDLTFINESEKEAFKYLPGQFCEISILGKGESPFGIASSPTEPDYLRFTVNRTGSVTNDIHYLRNGDIVGMRGPLGNCYPVDDMKGMNVLIVGGGFAFTTLRSLLIYLLDSRNDYKDITVIYGARNPDLFIYKDEIEIWKKRDDIKFHLTIDKPVDGWDEKTGFVPTVTQEVAPSPENTMATVCGPPVMIKYTLPVLTELGFPDERIYTSLERRMKCGIGKCGRCNIGSKYICIDGPVFSMAELKNIPETV